Proteins found in one Aethina tumida isolate Nest 87 chromosome 1, icAetTumi1.1, whole genome shotgun sequence genomic segment:
- the LOC109599383 gene encoding liver carboxylesterase 1, with product MLIRTILLLFIVRASFCDKRSNRVRRIVGGAPADVPPEDDPVLFTRFAGKNAKVTGIRQFPHYVFRGIRYAEPPLGPYRFVRPRERFLQGEINATLVPPPCLQPVPGRNTLVGSEDCLFLNIFTPNLPTGTEGLPVVIWVHGGGFRYGSASQYGVQHLVGKQLVVVTIQYRLGSLGFLSSGTKEFPGNVALWDMALATQWVRNYIGFFGGNPNRIVVMGHGTGASSTLLIALSNIAKGISGVVAMSGTAVSQWATDNAPQNTALEVANQNGCPTTSILIMVKCLQNLPPETIIKADSKIEFTRLAQRGFVSGLNGQLTAAPVAEGYYDGRSLPPMVQDEPINDLYNQKTPQIPLLTGITKHETKRAIHGHYKEEIIKKLQSIPNFLDKVLIQNLHGFIARRRNNTDRKAGIFQHLGGDILNFRKYIEIKRNNIKEGLHKVSEATSDALFNVPAFLTAGLWSQKGAPTYLYSFEHLGKRRKGSCFLKGIPLIGNTTEDVTTEQNDTIGHGDDLAYLFDPHDIHGNPLEETEELTEDDIKVREMFTQMIADFARHGKVLVNNREVPSFTSSNNHFIQIKPKPEVSSNFKFCEMALWCNIAERLQSKTCQFLNALDTTIKGIEKSLFDTINVTHQKLGIDKAHENIDRALGGLNIMQRNQNPKQNLENVEVSTRKNIIKAIEGGIEHKMENVVNIFKHKNTIGNTSENPSGRSIFGIFGAKKHNSNSMGGLL from the exons ATGTTAAtaagaacaattttattgctgTTCATCGTCAGAGCATCTTTTTGTGATAAAAGGAGTAACAGGGTGCGCAGAATAGTTGGTGGAGCGCCAGCCGATGTGCCACCTGAAGATGATCCTGTGTTATTCACCAGATTCGCGGGGAAAAACGCCAAAGTGACTGGAATTCGACAATTTCCGCATTACGTTTTCCGAGGAATTCGATATGCGGAACCCCCATTGGGGCCATATAGATTTGTT AGGCCCCGAGAAAGATTTCTACAAGGGGAGATTAACGCCACATTGGTGCCTCCACCTTGCTTGCAGCCTGTGCCTGGTCGCAACACGCTAGTGGGAAGTGaagattgtttatttttaaacatatttacgcCAAATTTACCAACGGGCACAGAAg gtTTACCCGTCGTTATATGGGTGCATGGAGGAGGGTTTAGGTATGGATCTGCTTCACAGTATGGG GTCCAACATTTAGTTGGTAAACAGTTGGTGGTTGTGACCATCCAGTACCGTCTGGGCTCTTTAGGTTTTCTTAGTTCCGGTACAAAAGAATTTCCTGGCAATGTTGCCCTCTGGGACATGGCGCTTGCTACCCAATGGGTTCGTAATTATATCGGGTTTTTTGGTGGTAATCCTAATAGAATCGTTGTTATGGGTCATGGAACGGGTGCCAGCAGCACTCTACTTATTGCGCTATCTAATATAGCCAAAG GCATCTCGGGTGTAGTGGCAATGTCGGGCACTGCTGTTTCACAATGGGCCACCGACAACGCTCCACAAAATACAGCTCTGGAAGTGGCAAATCAGAATGGTTGTCCAACCACCTCTATCCTGATCATGGTAAAGTGTTTGCAGAATCTCCCTCcggaaacaataataaaa gCTGATTCAAAGATAGAATTTACAAGATTGGCACAAAGAGGTTTTGTATCTGGTCTAAATGGGCAGCTGACTGCGGCACCCGTAGCTGAGGGTTACTACGATGGCAGATCTTTGCCACCAATGGTACAGGATGAACCCATAAACGATTTGTATAATCAAAAGACTCCTCAAATACCTTTACTAACAGGAATCACAAAACATGAAACAAAAAGAGCAATACATG gacATTATAAGGaagaaatcattaaaaaattacaaagtatACCAAATTTCTTAGATAAGGTTTTAATTCAGAATCTACACGGATTCATTGCTCGTCGAAGAAATAACACTGACCGCAAAGCAGGCATTTTTCAACATTTGGGTGGTGACATATTAAACttcagaaaatatattgaaatcaagagaaacaatataaaagaAGGACTGCATAAAGTATCTGAAGCTACGA GTGATGCATTGTTCAATGTACCAGCCTTCCTTACAGCTGGTTTGTGGTCACAGAAAGGGGCACCAACGTATCTTTACAGTTTTGAACATTTGGGTAAGCGGAGGAAGGGCAGTTGTTTCTTAAAGGGAATTCCTTTAATAGGAAACACAACTGAAGATGTCACAA cgGAGCAGAATGATACTATAGGACATGGAGATGATTTGGCCTATCTGTTTGATCCACATGACATCCATGGAAACCCTCTCGAAGAGACGGAGGAACTAACTGAAGATGATATTAAAGTTCGTGAAATGTTTACTCAGATGATAGCAGATTTTGCCAGACATGGAaaagttttagtaaataataggGAGGTTCCTTCTTTCACCAGttcaaataatcattttatacaaatcaaACCCAAACCAGAAGtatcaagtaattttaaattttgtgagaTGGCTTTGTGGTGTAATATTGCAGAGAGATTGCAAAGTAAGActtgtcaatttttaaacgCTCTAGATACGACAATTAAAGGCatagaaaaaagtttgtttGACACGATTAATGTAACACATCAAAAATTGGGTATAGATAAAGCTCACGAAAACATAGATAGAGCACTTGGAGGTCTTAATATCATGCAACGGAATCAAaatcccaagcaaaacttggaAAATGTAGAAGTAAGCAcacgaaaaaatattattaaagcaaTCGAAGGAGGAATTGAAcataaaatggaaaatgtggtgaatatttttaagcacAAGAATACAATTGGTAACACTTCTGAGAATCCAAGTGGTCGAAGCATTTTTGGTATATTTGGtgcaaaaaaacataattctaATTCCATGGGtggtttattgtaa
- the LOC109599413 gene encoding general transcription factor IIE subunit 2-like has protein sequence MDPALLRERELFKRKALTTPTVEKKKTEVKSEPVKEDKKPKKTSVNSAPKLDINTYKTATGSSQYRFGVLTKIVKHMKTRHQEGETHPLSLEEILDETNQLDVGNKVKQWLATEALIDNHKIEVTPDGKFIFKALYRLKDRKSLLKLLKQQDLKGLGGILLDDVQESLPHCEKALKILQNQNEIIFINRPIDKKKILFYNDRTANLPIDEEFQKLWRSVAVDAMDDEKIDEYLEKQGIRSMQDHGPKKPAAPKRKKASQRKRQFKKPRDNEHLADVLETYEDNTLTLKNTV, from the exons atGGATCCGGCACTATTGCGGGAACGTGAACTTTTCAAACGAAAAGCTTTGACAACGCCTac tgtagaaaagaagaaaacagaaGTGAAGTCGGAGCCTGTAAAAGAAGATAAAAAACCAAAGAAAACCAGTGTAAATAGTGCCCCAAAACTAGATATAAATAC ATATAAGACTGCAACTGGAAGTTCACAATATAGATTCGGTGTTCTCACGAAAATCGTAAAGCATATGAAAACGAGGCATCAAGAAGGAGAGACTCATCCTTTATCGTTAGAAGAAATATTAGATGAAACAAATCAATTGGATGTCGGAAATAAAGTGAAACAG TGGTTAGCAACAGAGGCATTAATAGATAACCATAAAATTGAGGTAACACCCGATGGAAAGTTCATATTTAAGGCATTATATAGACTCAAAGATCGaaagagtttgttgaaattattgaaacaacAAGATTTGAAAGGCTTAGGAGGTATTCTTTTAGATGATGTTCAAGAGTCATTGCCTCATTGTGAGAAAGCACTGAAG ATCCTGCAaaaccaaaatgaaataatctttataaataGACCAAttgataagaaaaaaattttattttacaatgatCGAACAGCAAATTTACCAATTGATGAAGAATTTCAAAAACTCTGGCGTTCTGTTGCTGTGGACGCAATGGACGACGAGAAAATCGatgaatatttagaaaaacaagGCATCAGATCAATGCAGGATCATGGTCCTAAAAAGCCGGCTGCACCCAAAAGAAAAAAGGCTAGCCAAAGGAAACGACAATTTAAGAAACCAAGGGATAATGAGCATTTGGCAGATGTATTAGAAACTTATGAAGACAACACATTAACTCTAAAGAACACTGTTTAA
- the LOC109599404 gene encoding nuclear transcription factor Y subunit gamma, with translation MSGPFFFVNTSDTTTVEEKPETQCVDDFQSQTQSEAQQALNTFWPKVLEEIKSIKNMDLKQQVLPLARIKKIMKLDEDVKMISAEAPLLFAKAAEIFIHELTLRAWIHTEDNKRRTLQRNDIAMAITKYDQFDFLIDIVPRDDIKPKVREENPRATSADSSVQYYFQLAQQHHANLQQNSTSPTTSPATTTTVPQGAIQIVQPQQVQTVQVNALEQTPQTSSSPSNTTTAQTPVILQGQSIAQTPGNVQLVQQIITPTGEVQQIPINLSPQQLQMIKMQLQGNTSQPVIIQTAPITGAQPQLIQVAQPNTTTQQLFLTQANGTTENE, from the exons ATGTCTGGTCCCTTCTTTTTTGTTAACAC TTCTGACACAACAACAGTTGAGGAGAAACCAGAAACACAATGTGTGGACGACTTTCAATCGCAGACTCAAAGCGAGGCGCAACAAGCCCTAAATACATTTTGGCCCAAGGTTTTGGaagaaataaaatctataaaaaat atggatttaaaacaacaagtaCTACCTTTGGCcaggataaaaaaaattatgaaacttgATGAAGATGTTAAAATGATCTCAGCGGAAGCCCCATTATTGTTTGCAAAGGctgctgaaatatttatacatgaaCTAACATTAAGGGCCTGGATTCACACTGAAGATAATAAACGCCGGACGTTACAG AGGAATGACATAGCAATGGCTATTACCAAATATGACCAATTTGATTTTCTGATTGATATTGTTCCAAGGGATGATATTAAACCAAAAGTAAGAGAGGAAAATCCAAGGGCTACAAGTGCAGATAGTTCAGTTCAGTATTACTTCCAATTGGCACAACAGCACCATGCAAATCTTCAACAAAATAGTACTTCACCGACAACCTCTCCTGCCACTACTACAACTGTACCTCAGGGAGCAATTCAGATTGTACAGCCCCAACAAGTTCAAACTGTCCAAGTTAATGCATTAGAACAG ACACCACAAACAAGTAGTTCACCTTCCAACACCACCACAGCTCAAACACCAGTAATTTTACAGGGGCAAAGTATTGCCCAAACACCAGGCAATGTACAACTTGTCCAACAAATTATTACTCCTACTGGAGAAGTACAACAAATACCA ataaatttatcaCCACAACAATTGCAAATGATTAAGATGCAACTTCAAGGCAATACTTCACAACCTGTGATCATACAAACAGCACCAATAACAGGTGCTCAACCACAACTCATTCAG GTCGCTCAGCCCAATACAACGACACAACAACTATTTTTAACGCAAGCAAATGGCACCACTGAAAATGAATAA
- the LOC109599395 gene encoding lanC-like protein 3 homolog yields the protein MLKIGYFRHIFRYYSTGAPRITMPNLRYFINPYLDTTFSGAEPHIPRDDLYQAVQEIFTKIADKLQPIEKNATDGIYLGTAGISYMYYHVTKNLIFEDQKHKLLNEAIRYLKPALNVATYNTRHPSDLPSFILGNCGIYAVAAAVHNALGDKSQSKLYVQLYQEAGRICKEPKFLNCGSDELFVGRAGYILGALWLAKETKTDLKLGDISEICSVMVSSGREYAKHLKSPCPLMYSYYQIEYLGAAHGLSSILQSLMSVPGYLDAHPDVKTDVQACVDYILHLQNIEGNFPAATDEIGLGAELVHWCHGAGGIVYMMARAYLVFKSSKYLESCKKMAELIWNKGLLKKGPGLCHGVAGNGYVFLLMYRLTMNPMYLYRAICFFQFMETDEFKLQSRVPDYPFSLYEGIAGTACFLADLTAPITAAFPFSDVFE from the exons ATGCTTAAAATAGGATATTTCCGGCacatatttagatattatagCACAGGTGCACCGAGAATCACAATGCCAAACTTGCGATACTTCATAAACCCGTACTTGGACACAACATTTTCCGGGGCTGAGCCCCACATACCGCGAGACGACCTGTATCAGGCAGTTCAGGAAATATTCACCAAAATCGCAGACAAACTTCAACCTATAGAGAAAAACGCTACGGACGGTATCTACTTGGGCACAGCAGGTATCTCGTACATGTACTATCATGTAACCAAAAATTTGATCTTCGAAGATCAGAAACACAAATTACTGAACGAGGCGATTCGCTATCTGAAGCCGGCACTTAACGTGGCAACGTACAACACCAGACACCCATCAGATCTCCCATCATTTATATTGGGGAATTGTGGAATATATGCTGTGGCAGCTGCTGTTCACAATGCCTTAGGTGACAAGAGTCAAAGTAAGTTGTATGTTCAATTGTATCAAGAAGCCGGAAGGATCTGCAAGGAACCTAAGTTCCTAAACTGCGGCTCTGATGAATTGTTTGTTGGTCGAGCAG gaTATATTTTGGGTGCATTATGGTTGGCTAAAGAAACGAAAACTGACTTGAAATTGGGAGATATTTCGGAAATATGTTCTGTGATGGTTAGTTCAGGCAGAGAGTACGCAAAACACCTGAAGAGCCCTTGTCCCCTTATGTACTCATACTACCAGATTGAGTATTTAGGCGCGGCTCATGGTTTGTCGTCTATTTTACAATCTTTAATGTCGGTACCTGGGTACTTGGACGCGCATCCTGATGTGAAGACTGATGTTCAAGCGTGTGTGGATTATATATTACACCTTCAAAATATAGAAG GAAATTTCCCTGCCGCCACTGACGAGATAGGACTAGGAGCGGAATTAGTGCACTGGTGTCACGGCGCTGGTGGTATTGTTTACATGATGGCACGTGCATACTTGGTATTCaaatcttcaaaatacctGGAGTCATGCAAAAAAATGGCAGAATTAATATGGAACAAAGGTTTACTGAAGAAAGGACCGGGGTTGTGTCACGGCGTTGCAGGAAATGGatatgtatttttgttaatgtacAGATTAACTATGAATCCTATGTATCTCTATAGAGCAATATGCTTCTTCCAATTTATGGAAACAGATGAATTCAAGCTTCAATCAAGAGTTCCAGATTATCCATTCAGTCTGTACGAAGGTATCGCAGGCACTGCTTGCTTTTTGGCCGATTTAACTGCTCCTATTACTGCTGCGTTTCCATTTTCTGATGTTTTTGAATGA
- the LOC109598950 gene encoding electron transfer flavoprotein subunit beta, with protein sequence MARVLVGVKRVIDYAVKIRVKPDKTGVVTDGVKHSMNPFDEIAVEEAVRLKEKKIASEIIAVSCGPAQSQEVLRTALAMGVDKGIHVEVTGPDYETLQPIHVSKILAKLAEKEKADIVIVGKQAIDDDSNQTAQMTAAFLDWPQATFASKIEKGDKDITVTREVDGGLETIKCKLPAVISADLRLNEPRYATLPNIMKAKKKPIAKMTPKDLGVDTTARIQVVSVEDPPTRQAGAILPDVDALVAKLKEGGHV encoded by the exons ATGGCCCGCGTTCTTGTTGGAGTTAAAAGAGTTATCGATTATGCAGTTAAA ATTAGAGTTAAACCTGACAAAACTGGAGTGGTTACTGATGGTGTTAAACACTCCATGAACCCCTTCGACGAGATCGCAGTAGAAGAAGCTGTCCGGCTAAAGGAGAAGAAAATCGCATCTGAAATTATTGCAGTATCATGTGGACCGGCCCAATCCCAAGAAGTCCTTCGCACAGCTCTGGCCATGGGTGTTGATAAGGGTATTCATGTTGAAGTGACAGGTCCTGATTATGAAACTCTTCAGCCCATCCATGTGTCAAAGATTTTAGCCAAATTGGCTGAGAAGGAGAAAGCAGATATTGTTATTGTGGGCAAACAA gCCATTGATGATGATTCAAATCAAACAGCACAAATGACTGCTGCCTTCCTTGATTGGCCCCAAGCCACATTTGCTTCCAAG ATTGAAAAGGGAGATAAGGATATTACAGTAACCAGAGAAGTTGATGGTGGGCTGGAAACTATTAAATGCAAACTGCCTGCAGTTATCAGTGCAGACCTTCGCCTTAATGAACCACGTTATGCCACATTACCAAACATAATG AAAGCAAAAAAGAAGCCAATTGCAAAAATGACGCCCAAGGATTTGGGTGTGGACACAACAGCTAGAATCCAAGTGGTCAGTGTTGAAGACCCACCAACTCGCCAAGCAGGCGCAATTTTACCTGACGTTGACGCTCTTGTTGCTAAACTCAAGGAGGGGGGacatgtttaa
- the LOC109599006 gene encoding RNA 3'-terminal phosphate cyclase, whose protein sequence is MSSDLIEIDGSVLEGGGQILRVALSLSAIRCIPIRISKIRAGRGKPGLMEQHLKGVELVRDICNAKVKGAELNSTELEFRPNKIRGGSFQAHVRTAGSISLLLQASLPCTLFSQASTTLTLHGGTNAEMAPQIDYTTEVFRPILEKFGATFDFDLVRRGYFPKGGGEVVINVKPVNCLNGIEMTEFGNVSSIYGWSFTAGSLPLKLSHLMADSACNVLSSIFSNTQIERYKEDRNIAPDNASGIILVAETSTGCILGASALGKRSESPEETGKRAASELLHTIKMGACVDNYSQDQIVILMALAKGPSKVRVGELTMHTKTAMFVIEKLMNVHFDVIPSGSTNIIQCAGQI, encoded by the exons ATGAGTTcagatttaattgaaatagacGGATCTGTTTTGGAAGGA GGTGGCCAAATTCTGAGGGTGGCTCTTTCATTAAGTGCAATAAGATGTATTCCTATaagaatatcaaaaataaggGCGGGCAGAGGCAAACCAGGCCTAATGGAACAACatttaaaag gAGTGGAACTAGTCAGAGATATTTGCAATGCGAAAGTCAAGGGAGCTGAATTAAATTCTACAGAGTTAGAATTTCgaccaaataaaataagaggTGGATCCTTCCAGGCCCATGTAAGAACTGCGGGGAGTATAAGTTTGTTATTGCAAGCTAGTTTGCCCTGTACTTTATTTTCTCAAGCTAGTACTACATTAACATTGCATGGTGGGACTAATGCTGAGATGGCACCCCAAATTGACTACACTACTGAAGTATTTAGACCCATTCTGGAAAAGTTTGGAGCCACATTTGACTTTGACTTAGTTCGAAGGGGATATTTTCCTAAAGGAGGAGGTGAAGTTGTGATAAATGTAAAGCCTGTGAATTGTTTAAATGGGATTGAAATGACAGAGTTTGGAAATGTATCATCAATATATGGGTGGAGCTTTACAGCTGGTTCACTGCCTCTAAAGTTGTCCCATCTTATGGCTGATTCTGCTTGTAATGTTTTATCTAGTATATTTAGCAATACACAAATTGAACGATACAAAGAGGACAGAAATATAGCACCAGACAATGCTTCAGGAATAAT TTTAGTTGCAGAAACTTCAACAGGTTGTATATTGGGAGCATCTGCATTGGGCAAACGAAGTGAGTCACCTGAAGAGACTGGTAAAAGGGCAGCATCTGAACTCTTGCATACTATAAAAATGGGAGCTTGTGTTGATAATTACAGTCAAGaccaaattgtaatattaatggcATTAGCAAAAGGTCCATCAAAAGTCAGAGTAGGAGAATTAACTATGCATACAAAAACAGCAATGTTTGTAATTGAAAAGTTGATGAAT GTACATTTTGATGTTATTCCTTCTGGATCCACCAATATTATTCAATGTGCTGGACAAATCTGA